In Sphingobacteriaceae bacterium, the following proteins share a genomic window:
- a CDS encoding AraC family transcriptional regulator, with amino-acid sequence MIHQIKTIEQFYKLRNLPAPANPLIGLIDVAKVPKYRQIESGNVVFGFYVISFKRGHATKPKRGQRIKYFAKGVLGFRAPGQVVKVEPDKTAISSMSGWMLCIHPDFLLHTPLAKKIRSYDFFYNDLKEPLFLSEEEQFLIHTLVLNISREFQKISDKLSKKISIALIDALLAYIERFYQTQFNTDSVASHTLLDKLYNQLNKHFDSEKLYKSGLPTVSMFADKLNVSPHYLSAALRAITGKNAQQHIHEKLISKAKELLSTTELSVSEIAYALGFEHLQSFSKLFKAKTKLTPLQFKRSFN; translated from the coding sequence ATGATCCATCAAATAAAAACAATTGAGCAATTTTACAAGTTAAGAAATTTACCTGCGCCTGCGAATCCGCTGATTGGTCTTATAGATGTTGCCAAAGTTCCAAAATACAGGCAAATTGAATCAGGAAATGTAGTATTCGGCTTTTATGTTATATCGTTTAAAAGAGGCCATGCAACTAAGCCTAAACGTGGTCAACGAATTAAATATTTTGCAAAGGGAGTACTGGGTTTCCGCGCACCTGGACAAGTTGTGAAGGTTGAACCTGATAAAACAGCAATATCTTCTATGTCAGGTTGGATGCTTTGTATTCATCCGGATTTCTTACTGCATACTCCACTAGCAAAGAAAATCAGGAGTTACGATTTCTTTTACAATGATCTTAAGGAACCGTTATTTCTATCTGAAGAAGAACAATTCCTAATCCATACCCTCGTACTAAATATTTCTCGTGAGTTTCAAAAGATATCTGATAAGCTTAGTAAAAAAATTTCTATTGCTTTAATAGATGCGCTGCTGGCGTACATCGAGCGATTTTATCAAACGCAATTTAATACTGACAGCGTGGCAAGTCACACATTGCTTGATAAATTATACAACCAGCTAAACAAACATTTTGATAGTGAAAAACTGTATAAATCGGGCTTGCCAACCGTGTCTATGTTCGCTGACAAGCTAAATGTTTCTCCACATTATTTGAGCGCGGCGTTGAGGGCTATAACTGGAAAGAATGCTCAGCAGCATATTCACGAAAAACTTATTTCCAAAGCGAAAGAACTTTTGTCCACGACTGAATTATCGGTAAGTGAAATTGCTTATGCCTTGGGCTTCGAACATTTGCAATCGTTCAGCAAACTATTTAAGGCAAAAACAAAACTAACACCACTGCAATTCAAACGATCTTTTAATTAA